Proteins encoded in a region of the Methanobrevibacter millerae genome:
- a CDS encoding DNA-directed RNA polymerase subunit H, translating to MKIDIQQHDLVPKHEVISESEKELLQQNSDFDINDLPKIKINDPVVKELAKSHNISAGDVLKITRNSKTAGEFISYRIIIEG from the coding sequence TTGAAAATAGATATTCAACAACATGATTTAGTACCAAAGCATGAAGTTATTTCAGAATCTGAAAAAGAATTGTTACAACAGAATTCTGATTTTGATATTAATGACCTTCCAAAAATTAAAATTAATGATCCTGTAGTTAAAGAACTTGCTAAAAGTCACAATATTTCTGCAGGGGATGTTTTAAAGATTACTCGTAATAGTAAAACTGCTGGTGAATTTATTTCATATAGAATTATTATTGAAGGTTAG